A stretch of the Streptomyces sp. WMMB303 genome encodes the following:
- the ilvC gene encoding ketol-acid reductoisomerase — translation MAELFYDDDADLSIIQGRKVAVLGYGSQGHAHALSLRDSGVDVRVGLHEGSKSRVRAEEQGLRVTTPDEAVREANVVMVLVPDPLQAKVYEESIAPHLEDGDALFFGHGLNIRYDFIKPPASVDVCMVAPKGPGHLVRRQYEEGRGVPCIAAVEQDASGGAFALALSYAKAIGGTRAGVIKTTFTEETETDLFGEQAVLCGGTAALVKAGFDTLVEAGYQPEIAYFECLHELKLIVDLMYEGGLEKMRWSVSETAEWGDYVSGPRVINDQTRAEMKKILGDIQDGSFAKNWMAEYNAGLPRYNEYKKADEDSLLATTGKNLRSLMSWVDEEK, via the coding sequence GTGGCCGAGCTGTTCTACGACGACGACGCCGATCTGTCCATCATCCAGGGCCGCAAGGTCGCGGTCCTCGGATACGGCAGCCAGGGCCATGCCCACGCGCTGTCCCTGCGCGACTCGGGCGTCGACGTCCGGGTCGGCCTGCACGAGGGCTCGAAGTCGCGTGTCAGGGCCGAGGAGCAGGGCCTGCGGGTGACCACCCCGGACGAGGCGGTCCGGGAAGCGAACGTGGTCATGGTCCTGGTCCCGGACCCGCTCCAGGCCAAGGTCTACGAGGAGTCCATCGCCCCCCACCTCGAGGACGGCGACGCGCTCTTCTTCGGCCACGGCCTGAACATCCGCTACGACTTCATCAAGCCCCCGGCCTCGGTGGATGTCTGCATGGTCGCCCCGAAGGGCCCGGGCCACCTGGTCCGCCGCCAGTACGAGGAGGGCCGCGGTGTGCCGTGCATCGCGGCCGTGGAGCAGGACGCGAGCGGCGGCGCCTTCGCGCTGGCGCTGTCCTACGCCAAGGCCATCGGCGGCACCCGCGCGGGCGTCATCAAGACCACCTTCACCGAGGAGACCGAGACCGACCTCTTCGGCGAGCAGGCCGTGCTCTGCGGCGGTACGGCCGCGCTGGTCAAGGCGGGCTTCGACACTCTGGTCGAGGCCGGCTACCAGCCGGAGATCGCCTACTTCGAGTGCCTCCACGAGCTGAAGCTGATCGTGGACCTCATGTACGAGGGCGGCCTGGAGAAGATGCGCTGGTCCGTCTCCGAGACCGCCGAGTGGGGGGACTACGTCTCGGGTCCGCGGGTGATCAACGACCAGACGCGGGCCGAGATGAAGAAGATCCTCGGCGACATCCAGGACGGCTCCTTCGCGAAGAACTGGATGGCCGAGTACAACGCCGGTCTGCCCCGGTACAACGAGTACAAGAAGGCCGACGAGGACAGCCTGCTGGCCACCACGGGCAAGAACCTGCGCTCCCTGATGAGCTGGGTCGACGAGGAGAAGTGA
- a CDS encoding acetolactate synthase large subunit: MTDQATGAPKPQPRARNSGQSNSVPAQAAPRITGAQSLIRALEEVGADTVFGIPGGAILPAYDPMMDSSRVQHVLVRHEQGAGHAATGYAQATGKVGVCMATSGPGATNLVTPLADAHMDSVPLVAITGQVATSLIGTDGFQEADICGISMPVTKHNFLVKDPDDIPRTIAEAFHIASTGRPGPVLVDIAKDALQGETAFQWPPTTELPGYRPVTKPHGKQIREAAKLLAEARRPVLYVGGGVLKAGATAELKVLAELTGTPVTTTLMGIGAFPDSHPQHLGMPGMHGTVAAVTALQKADLIIALGARFDDRVTGKLDSFAPHAKIVHADIDPAEIGKNRAADVPIVGDAREVLADLVVALQVEAAEHPDRHSDRYAEWWTLLDRWRTTYPLGYDLPEDGSLAPQQVIQRIGELAPEGTIFAAGVGQHQMWAAHFVTYDQPATWLNSGGLGTMGYAVPAALGAKVGMPDRAVWAIDGDGCFQMTNQELVTAALNGAPIKVAIINNGALGMVRQWQTLFYNQRYSNTVLHSGEEGEPGRGTRVPDFVKLAEAMGCVGIRCEDPAQLDAVIEKANAVNDRPVVVDFIVHEDAMVWPMVAAGTSNDEVMAARGVRPDFGDSDD, from the coding sequence ATGACCGATCAGGCCACCGGGGCCCCGAAACCGCAGCCGCGGGCCCGCAACAGCGGACAGTCCAACTCCGTGCCGGCCCAGGCAGCCCCCCGCATCACGGGCGCCCAGTCCCTCATCCGTGCTCTCGAGGAAGTCGGCGCCGACACCGTATTCGGCATCCCCGGCGGCGCCATCCTGCCCGCCTACGACCCGATGATGGACTCCTCCCGGGTCCAGCACGTCCTGGTCCGCCACGAGCAGGGGGCCGGCCACGCGGCCACGGGTTACGCGCAGGCCACCGGCAAGGTCGGCGTCTGCATGGCCACCTCGGGGCCCGGAGCCACCAATCTGGTCACTCCGCTCGCCGACGCCCACATGGACTCCGTGCCGCTGGTCGCCATCACGGGGCAGGTCGCCACCTCCCTGATCGGTACGGACGGCTTCCAGGAGGCCGACATCTGCGGCATCTCGATGCCGGTGACCAAGCACAACTTCCTGGTCAAGGACCCCGACGACATTCCCAGGACGATCGCCGAGGCGTTCCACATCGCCTCCACCGGCCGCCCGGGCCCGGTGCTGGTCGACATCGCCAAGGACGCGCTCCAGGGGGAGACCGCCTTCCAGTGGCCGCCCACCACCGAGCTGCCCGGCTACCGCCCGGTCACCAAGCCGCACGGCAAGCAGATCCGGGAGGCCGCCAAGCTGCTGGCCGAGGCCCGCCGCCCGGTGCTCTACGTCGGCGGCGGCGTCCTGAAGGCCGGCGCCACGGCGGAGCTGAAGGTGCTCGCCGAGCTCACCGGCACCCCGGTGACCACCACGCTGATGGGCATCGGCGCCTTTCCCGACAGCCACCCCCAGCACCTGGGGATGCCGGGGATGCACGGCACCGTCGCGGCGGTCACCGCGCTGCAGAAGGCCGACCTGATCATCGCGCTCGGAGCCCGCTTCGACGACCGGGTCACCGGCAAGCTGGACTCCTTCGCCCCGCACGCCAAGATCGTCCACGCCGACATCGACCCCGCCGAGATCGGCAAGAACCGCGCGGCGGACGTGCCGATCGTCGGGGACGCCCGCGAAGTGCTGGCCGACCTCGTCGTCGCCCTCCAGGTCGAGGCGGCCGAGCACCCCGACCGGCACAGCGACCGCTATGCCGAATGGTGGACTCTGCTGGACCGCTGGCGCACGACCTACCCGCTGGGCTACGACCTGCCGGAGGACGGTTCGCTGGCTCCGCAGCAGGTCATCCAGCGGATCGGGGAACTGGCACCCGAGGGCACCATCTTCGCCGCGGGCGTCGGCCAGCATCAGATGTGGGCGGCCCACTTCGTCACCTACGACCAGCCCGCCACCTGGCTCAACTCGGGCGGCCTGGGCACTATGGGCTACGCGGTCCCGGCGGCGCTGGGCGCCAAGGTCGGGATGCCCGACCGCGCGGTGTGGGCGATCGACGGCGACGGCTGCTTCCAGATGACCAACCAGGAGCTGGTCACCGCCGCCCTCAACGGCGCACCGATCAAGGTCGCGATCATCAACAACGGAGCGCTTGGCATGGTCCGCCAGTGGCAGACCCTCTTCTACAACCAGCGGTACTCCAACACCGTCCTGCACAGCGGCGAGGAGGGCGAGCCCGGCCGGGGCACCCGCGTGCCCGACTTCGTCAAGCTCGCCGAGGCCATGGGCTGTGTCGGTATCCGCTGCGAGGACCCCGCGCAGCTCGACGCGGTCATCGAGAAGGCCAACGCCGTCAACGACCGGCCCGTCGTGGTGGACTTCATCGTCCACGAGGACGCCATGGTCTGGCCGATGGTGGCGGCGGGCACCTCCAACGACGAGGTCATGGCGGCCCGCGGGGTCCGTCCCGACTTCGGCGACAGCGACGACTGA
- a CDS encoding EAL domain-containing protein, producing the protein MVCAAYAVGAAFGWGSETVAIVMGDFGLSAAALLAGGSCLWYARIQRRAAAGRLSAPARTRLEASRPAWVLFGVSSLMAGFGNAVWGWYELVLHQAVPRPSLADFCFLLFAPPAIVGLLVLAKRPVTRAGWVCLSLDAWLIGGSLLTLSWSLALAHTAYWEGDSVARAALNLAYPLLDIVLVSMVLALHFRRSSAHRSAINTAIGALALTVLCDALFTSPMLREHYSSGQLLDAGWFAGSLLLAYAPWVGRARRSVGEAASAAAQQPLAATDRQAEARATNPSRPISGSLSALTPYLAAAVCTLGILYNSVDGRDIDRVVLYTGCTVVLALVLRQGIMLLDNITLTRELAQKENHFRSLVQGSSDVIMITAAAGTLRYVSPAAAGVYGRSAEDMVGCELSSLVHPEDLGQVNHELRRFLATSADRESSTRVECRFRHGDGHWLNVESTVNRYQGGLIFNSRDVTERVRLQAQLQHNASHDALTDLPNRALFTERVRQAIGGRRGGDCGTAVLFIDLDGFKAVNDTVGHQAGDELLVQAARRLHDSVRSGDTAARLGGDEFAVLIRGDGEPGRMPDAERELRIHDIADRLRVTLSDPYRVEGTELRVAASIGIAFAEPGITPGSLMRNADLAMYRAKQAGKGRVELYAPQMQAEVVKRAELAARLRSALHDGEFALLHQPIVELASGKITAIAAEARWRSAQGILFTPAEFLRTEGASAREARGAGGERAAEVSRWLLEEAVQQAAARQRAGYGAPVTVRLPARRLTEPGMEPRSIGALLARHGLAAAPGPTGGTALGAPAANAGVPGAPGALILELSDSDPRIPLDELERRLTALRRLGVLISLDGFGSGYAAISALRRLPVDILRLDRGLTDGILESTRQRKITSGLLRIAGDLGLTTVAEAVDLPEQATLLREMGCTHGQGAVFSGPLDEHRLRTALARGVYAVPESSRSGGASGYGEEHPEGRDAAVTVPATVPLARGAGALPVGQEGAAEPLTHSPASPKC; encoded by the coding sequence ATGGTCTGCGCCGCCTACGCCGTGGGCGCGGCCTTCGGCTGGGGGTCCGAGACGGTCGCCATCGTCATGGGCGACTTCGGACTCAGCGCCGCCGCGCTGCTGGCCGGCGGCTCGTGTTTGTGGTATGCGCGCATCCAGCGGCGGGCGGCGGCCGGCCGTCTGTCGGCCCCCGCCCGCACCCGCCTGGAGGCCAGCCGCCCGGCCTGGGTGCTCTTCGGCGTCTCCTCGCTGATGGCGGGGTTCGGCAACGCCGTATGGGGCTGGTACGAACTGGTGCTGCACCAGGCGGTGCCGCGCCCCTCGCTCGCCGACTTCTGCTTCCTGCTGTTCGCCCCGCCGGCCATCGTCGGGCTGCTGGTGCTCGCCAAGCGCCCGGTGACCCGAGCCGGCTGGGTCTGCCTCAGCCTCGACGCCTGGCTCATCGGCGGTTCGCTGCTCACCCTCTCCTGGTCGCTCGCTCTGGCCCACACGGCCTACTGGGAGGGGGACTCGGTCGCCAGGGCAGCGCTCAACCTGGCCTATCCGCTGCTCGACATCGTGCTGGTCAGCATGGTGCTGGCGCTGCACTTCCGGCGCTCCTCGGCGCACCGCAGCGCCATCAACACCGCCATCGGCGCGCTCGCCCTCACGGTGCTGTGCGACGCGCTGTTCACCTCCCCGATGCTGCGTGAGCACTACTCGTCGGGGCAACTGCTGGACGCCGGGTGGTTCGCGGGCTCGCTGCTGCTGGCCTACGCGCCCTGGGTCGGCCGGGCCCGCAGGAGCGTCGGCGAGGCGGCCTCCGCCGCCGCTCAGCAGCCCCTGGCCGCCACCGACCGGCAGGCCGAGGCCCGGGCCACCAACCCCAGCCGCCCCATCTCGGGCTCGCTCAGTGCGCTGACCCCCTACCTGGCGGCGGCCGTCTGCACCCTGGGCATCCTCTACAACTCGGTGGACGGCCGGGACATCGACCGCGTCGTCCTCTACACCGGTTGCACGGTCGTCCTCGCGCTGGTCCTGCGCCAGGGCATCATGCTGCTGGACAACATCACCCTGACCAGGGAACTGGCACAGAAGGAGAACCACTTCCGCTCTCTGGTCCAGGGCTCCAGCGACGTCATCATGATCACCGCGGCGGCGGGCACGCTCCGCTACGTCTCACCCGCCGCGGCCGGGGTCTACGGGCGCAGCGCCGAGGACATGGTGGGCTGCGAGCTCTCCTCCCTGGTGCACCCCGAGGACCTGGGCCAGGTCAACCATGAGCTGCGCCGCTTCCTGGCGACCTCAGCGGACCGGGAGTCCAGCACCCGCGTCGAGTGCCGGTTCCGGCACGGGGACGGGCACTGGCTGAATGTCGAGTCCACGGTCAACCGCTACCAGGGCGGACTGATCTTCAACAGCCGGGACGTCACCGAGCGGGTGCGGCTACAGGCTCAGTTGCAGCACAACGCCTCCCACGACGCCCTCACCGACCTGCCCAACCGGGCGCTGTTCACCGAGCGGGTCCGGCAGGCCATCGGCGGTCGCCGCGGGGGCGACTGCGGTACCGCCGTGCTCTTCATCGACCTGGACGGCTTCAAGGCGGTCAACGACACCGTCGGCCACCAGGCGGGCGACGAACTGCTGGTGCAGGCGGCACGGCGGTTGCACGACTCCGTGCGCTCCGGCGACACCGCGGCCCGGCTGGGCGGTGACGAGTTCGCCGTCCTCATCCGTGGCGACGGCGAGCCGGGGCGGATGCCGGACGCCGAACGCGAGCTGCGCATCCACGACATCGCCGACCGGCTGCGGGTCACGCTCTCCGACCCGTACCGCGTCGAGGGCACCGAGCTGCGGGTCGCCGCGTCCATCGGCATCGCCTTCGCCGAACCCGGCATCACGCCGGGCTCCCTGATGCGGAACGCGGACCTGGCGATGTACCGCGCCAAGCAGGCGGGCAAGGGCCGGGTGGAGCTGTACGCGCCGCAGATGCAGGCCGAGGTGGTCAAGCGGGCCGAGCTGGCGGCGCGACTGCGCAGCGCACTGCACGACGGCGAGTTCGCGCTGCTGCACCAGCCGATCGTCGAGCTGGCCAGCGGCAAGATCACCGCCATCGCGGCAGAGGCCCGCTGGCGGTCGGCCCAGGGGATCCTGTTCACGCCGGCGGAGTTCCTGCGCACCGAGGGCGCCTCGGCCCGGGAGGCGCGCGGGGCCGGTGGTGAGCGGGCCGCCGAGGTGAGCCGGTGGCTGCTGGAGGAGGCGGTGCAGCAGGCCGCCGCCCGCCAGCGCGCCGGGTACGGCGCCCCGGTGACCGTGCGGCTGCCCGCGCGGCGGCTGACCGAGCCGGGTATGGAGCCGCGCAGCATCGGCGCCCTGCTGGCCCGGCACGGGCTCGCGGCGGCGCCGGGCCCGACCGGCGGTACCGCCCTGGGTGCACCCGCGGCCAATGCGGGGGTGCCGGGTGCGCCGGGTGCGCTGATCCTGGAGCTGTCGGACAGCGATCCGCGGATCCCGCTGGACGAGCTCGAGCGGCGACTGACGGCGCTGCGCCGGCTCGGGGTGCTGATCTCGCTGGACGGCTTCGGCAGCGGCTATGCGGCGATCTCCGCGCTGCGCAGGCTGCCGGTGGACATCCTGCGGCTGGACCGGGGGCTGACGGACGGGATCCTGGAGTCCACCCGGCAGCGCAAGATCACCTCCGGACTGCTGCGGATCGCCGGTGACCTGGGGCTGACCACCGTCGCGGAGGCGGTCGACCTGCCGGAGCAGGCCACGCTGCTGCGTGAGATGGGCTGCACCCACGGGCAGGGGGCGGTCTTCTCCGGTCCGCTGGACGAGCACCGGCTGCGTACCGCGCTGGCCCGCGGGGTCTACGCGGTGCCCGAGTCCTCCCGCAGCGGCGGGGCCTCCGGGTACGGCGAGGAGCACCCGGAGGGCCGGGACGCGGCCGTGACCGTGCCGGCGACGGTGCCCCTGGCACGCGGCGCGGGGGCACTGCCGGTGGGGCAGGAGGGTGCGGCGGAGCCGCTGACGCACTCGCCCGCCTCGCCCAAATGCTGA
- a CDS encoding aldo/keto reductase, with product MERRTIGAAALGVGAVGLGCMPMSWAYSTSEQRGDSSLRAVHTALDAGMSLLDTADMYGPFTNELLIGRALKERRAEAFVSTKCGLLVGEQHIVANGRPGYVRRACDASLRRLQTDVIDLYQLHRADPEVPIEETWGAMAELVTAGKVRALGFCAVGARADRRSGAGIHDATIRQLERVQQVFPVSGVQAELSVWSREALETLLPWCEARGVGFLAAMPLGNGYLSGALTTGGGFEPDDVRARHPRFTAEMMAANQPIVAGLRRVARRHGNATPAQVALAWVLAQGRHVIPVPGTKKAHWAAENARAAGLALTAEDLAEVNGLPAAQGSWD from the coding sequence GTGGAGCGCAGGACAATCGGTGCGGCAGCGCTCGGCGTGGGCGCCGTCGGCCTCGGCTGCATGCCGATGAGCTGGGCCTATTCCACTTCCGAGCAGCGCGGCGACAGCTCGCTGCGCGCGGTGCACACCGCGCTGGACGCAGGGATGTCGCTGCTGGACACGGCCGACATGTACGGCCCCTTCACCAACGAGCTGCTGATCGGGCGCGCGCTGAAGGAGCGGCGCGCGGAGGCGTTCGTCTCCACCAAGTGCGGGCTGCTCGTGGGCGAGCAGCACATCGTCGCCAACGGCCGTCCCGGTTACGTGCGGCGCGCCTGCGACGCCTCGCTGCGCAGGCTGCAGACCGACGTGATCGACCTCTACCAGCTGCACCGCGCGGATCCCGAGGTACCGATCGAGGAGACCTGGGGTGCGATGGCCGAGCTGGTGACGGCGGGCAAGGTACGCGCGCTGGGCTTCTGCGCCGTGGGCGCCCGCGCGGACAGACGCTCGGGCGCCGGTATCCACGACGCGACCATACGGCAGCTCGAACGCGTCCAGCAGGTGTTCCCGGTGAGCGGGGTGCAGGCCGAGCTGTCGGTCTGGTCCCGCGAGGCGCTGGAGACCCTGCTGCCCTGGTGCGAGGCGCGCGGTGTCGGGTTCCTCGCCGCCATGCCGCTGGGCAACGGCTATCTGAGCGGCGCGCTCACCACCGGCGGCGGCTTCGAGCCGGACGACGTGCGCGCCCGGCACCCCCGCTTCACCGCCGAGATGATGGCCGCCAACCAGCCCATCGTGGCCGGACTGCGCCGGGTGGCCCGGCGCCACGGCAACGCCACCCCGGCGCAGGTGGCCCTGGCCTGGGTGCTCGCCCAGGGCCGGCACGTGATCCCCGTACCGGGCACCAAGAAGGCGCACTGGGCCGCCGAGAACGCCCGCGCGGCCGGACTGGCACTGACCGCCGAGGACCTGGCCGAGGTGAACGGACTCCCCGCCGCGCAGGGCTCCTGGGACTGA
- a CDS encoding 2-hydroxyacid dehydrogenase: MVDAKEIWLALPPESVEGLPDNLTYRYWTGEQEYPADPADCAFYVVPYAVHAEVAVRPLARMTGVRVVQTLTAGIDHIAPAIPRLPTGTRVCNARGVHDASTAELALALTLGALRDLPGSVRAQDRGVWRSAFHPALADRTVLIVGYGAVGEAVERRLLPFEVAAVHRVARSARQAPLGPVRPLSEIGELLPQADVVILATPLTEQTRGLVDADFLARMKDGALLVNVARGAVVDTAALLAETGTPASAPGAEDGVPGRLRAALDVTDPEPLPQDHPLWRAPGVLITPHLGGPTSAYYPRARRLLAAQLRRWAAGEELANTVAVA; this comes from the coding sequence ATGGTCGATGCGAAGGAGATCTGGCTCGCGCTCCCGCCGGAGAGCGTCGAGGGCCTCCCGGACAACCTGACGTACCGGTACTGGACCGGGGAGCAGGAGTACCCGGCGGACCCTGCCGACTGCGCCTTCTACGTCGTCCCCTATGCCGTGCATGCCGAGGTCGCCGTACGGCCGCTCGCGCGGATGACGGGGGTGCGGGTCGTCCAGACCCTCACCGCGGGGATCGACCACATCGCGCCCGCCATCCCGCGCCTCCCCACCGGGACGCGGGTGTGCAACGCCCGCGGCGTGCACGACGCGAGCACCGCCGAGTTGGCCCTCGCGCTCACCCTGGGAGCCCTGCGCGACCTGCCCGGATCCGTCCGCGCCCAGGACCGCGGCGTCTGGCGGTCCGCCTTCCACCCGGCGCTCGCGGACCGCACGGTGCTGATCGTCGGATACGGCGCGGTGGGCGAGGCCGTCGAGCGGCGGCTGCTGCCCTTCGAGGTCGCCGCCGTGCACCGGGTCGCCCGCTCCGCGCGGCAGGCGCCGCTGGGACCGGTGCGACCGCTGAGCGAGATCGGCGAACTGCTGCCGCAGGCGGATGTCGTGATATTGGCGACCCCGCTCACCGAGCAGACCCGCGGCCTGGTGGACGCGGACTTCCTCGCCCGGATGAAGGACGGGGCGCTGCTGGTCAACGTCGCCCGCGGGGCCGTGGTGGACACCGCGGCGCTGCTCGCCGAGACCGGGACCCCGGCCTCGGCCCCGGGCGCGGAGGACGGTGTTCCGGGGCGGCTGCGGGCGGCGCTGGACGTGACCGATCCGGAGCCCCTCCCGCAGGACCACCCCCTGTGGCGAGCGCCCGGTGTGCTGATCACACCGCACCTCGGAGGGCCGACATCCGCCTACTATCCCCGCGCCAGAAGACTCCTCGCGGCGCAACTGAGGCGCTGGGCGGCCGGTGAGGAGCTGGCGAACACGGTGGCCGTGGCGTAG
- the ilvN gene encoding acetolactate synthase small subunit produces the protein MSKHTLSVLVENTPGILARIASLFSRRGFNIDSLAVGVTEHPDISRITIVVNVEDLPLEQVTKQLNKLVNVLKIVELEPASAVQRELVLVKVRAEGETRSQIVEIVQLFRAKTVDVSPEAVTIEATGSADKLEAMLRMLEPYGIKELVQSGTIAIGRGARSITDRSLRALERTA, from the coding sequence ATGTCCAAGCACACGCTCTCCGTGCTGGTGGAGAACACCCCCGGCATCCTGGCCAGGATCGCCTCGCTCTTCTCCCGCCGCGGCTTCAACATCGACTCGCTCGCGGTGGGCGTCACCGAGCACCCCGACATCTCGCGCATCACCATCGTGGTGAACGTCGAGGACCTGCCGCTGGAGCAGGTCACCAAGCAGCTCAACAAGCTGGTCAACGTCCTCAAGATCGTCGAGCTGGAACCGGCCTCCGCGGTGCAGCGTGAACTCGTCCTGGTGAAGGTCCGCGCGGAGGGCGAGACCCGCTCCCAGATCGTGGAGATCGTCCAGCTGTTCCGCGCCAAGACCGTCGACGTCTCCCCGGAAGCCGTCACCATCGAGGCCACCGGCAGCGCCGACAAGCTGGAGGCGATGCTGAGGATGCTGGAGCCGTACGGCATCAAGGAACTGGTGCAGTCCGGCACCATCGCCATAGGGCGCGGCGCCCGGTCCATCACCGACCGGAGCCTGCGTGCGCTGGAGCGCACGGCCTGA
- a CDS encoding PQQ-dependent sugar dehydrogenase, producing MRRTAGLRIVAVCALALSAGCSGGGGGGGEPSGTRSSSAAAPSPSAAPAKGSVKVVRTLTTGLESPWGLAPLSGGDLLVSSRDTGKILRIDGDSGKKTEVGTVPGVEPGGEGGLLGLAVPPDGAEAGKMVYAYFTSASDNRIVRMLYDPAKEPGDQLGAPDTILKGIPKGRIHNGGRIAFGPDKMLYAGTGESGDGGLAQDKESLGGKILRMTPEGEPAGHGSPDPDSVVYSWGHRNVQGLDWDRGKRLWASEFGQDTWDELNLIEPGGNYGWPDAEGRSDDKRFENPVEQWRTDEASPSGLAVAAGSVWMAGLRGERLWRIPLRGGEPAAAPQAFLKGKYGRLRTVVADRSGGGGDGLWLVTSETDGRGSPEKGDDRILRLEVH from the coding sequence GTGCGACGTACGGCAGGTTTGCGCATCGTTGCGGTCTGCGCGCTGGCGCTGAGCGCGGGATGTTCCGGCGGTGGCGGCGGTGGCGGCGAGCCCTCGGGCACGCGGAGCAGTTCCGCCGCAGCGCCCTCGCCGAGCGCCGCCCCCGCCAAGGGGTCCGTGAAAGTGGTCAGAACGCTCACGACGGGGCTCGAATCGCCCTGGGGCCTGGCCCCGCTGTCCGGCGGAGATCTGCTCGTCTCCTCGCGGGACACCGGCAAGATCCTGCGAATCGACGGCGACAGCGGCAAGAAGACCGAGGTGGGCACCGTTCCCGGGGTGGAGCCGGGCGGCGAGGGCGGGCTGCTGGGACTGGCCGTCCCACCGGACGGGGCGGAAGCCGGGAAGATGGTCTACGCCTACTTCACCTCCGCGTCCGACAACCGCATCGTGCGGATGCTCTACGACCCCGCGAAGGAGCCCGGGGACCAGCTCGGGGCGCCGGACACCATCCTCAAGGGCATCCCCAAGGGACGGATCCACAACGGCGGGCGGATCGCGTTCGGCCCGGACAAGATGCTCTACGCCGGAACCGGCGAGTCCGGCGACGGCGGACTCGCCCAGGACAAGGAGTCGCTGGGCGGCAAGATCCTGCGGATGACGCCCGAGGGCGAACCAGCGGGGCACGGCAGCCCCGACCCGGACTCGGTCGTCTACTCCTGGGGGCACCGCAATGTGCAGGGCCTGGACTGGGACCGCGGCAAGCGGCTGTGGGCCTCCGAGTTCGGGCAGGACACCTGGGACGAACTCAACCTGATCGAGCCGGGCGGGAACTACGGCTGGCCGGACGCCGAGGGCAGGAGCGACGACAAGAGGTTCGAGAACCCCGTCGAGCAGTGGCGCACGGACGAGGCGTCCCCCAGCGGACTGGCCGTCGCGGCGGGGTCGGTGTGGATGGCGGGGCTGCGCGGGGAGCGGCTGTGGCGGATCCCGCTCAGGGGCGGGGAACCCGCCGCCGCCCCCCAGGCGTTCCTGAAGGGGAAGTACGGACGGCTCCGGACGGTCGTGGCGGACCGCAGCGGTGGCGGCGGCGACGGGCTCTGGCTGGTCACGAGCGAGACGGACGGACGCGGCTCGCCGGAGAAGGGGGACGACCGCATCCTGCGACTCGAGGTGCATTGA